The following are from one region of the Ischnura elegans chromosome X, ioIscEleg1.1, whole genome shotgun sequence genome:
- the LOC124171295 gene encoding uncharacterized protein LOC124171295, which translates to MAAGIHPRTPRSSIIVVFSVVILSFVVLSVCVSSCVPSPFPYISETIGFSNNCVRYGDFHFNAFYACGFSVRHLQLRRQPLGRPPRRRSRRAALSKSFSVWNLLALLVLLAGDVSLNPGPDIQLYYQNVRSLQNKLSILSSHYSDLCFFDVIALCETWLSDRVGDSELELAHSHQLFRRDRCSRGGGVLLAINSTIPATRRFDLETECEIVWVEIRLEDGCGIRKKKLFIGCFYRPPSSDVSVLEACLESVLRVHTHGDLILLGDFNLPITWSSQTSGISADNNGTFLIDHFIDGMGLFQCNPFPTRNLATLDLILSSFSVNSPTTCRNIFNSDHSSLEFSLPMSLPHRNSAQTSPPARSVKSWKKADWEAINYTLSLLPWGLLESGSPEDAMEVFYDFVHGVTNDFVPSRRISKKKPMWLTAETSRVLQNKRAAWKLWKSFPNPHTYASFSSLRRVSRNLLRRDYSNSIKSITDDMASNPKRFWSLFNSKRKSTRIPTIVKSGQESFSGVERPSAFNKYFSSNFTPPTPQFELPTLNPVCSHSLTVVSVTPEETLRLLESLPSNKATGADGLGSLFLHRTADTLHIPLCALNTNRYVKP; encoded by the coding sequence ATGGCCGCCGGAATCCACCCACGCACTCCTAGGTCTAGTATAATAGTGGTGTTTTCAGTGGTAATTCTCTCTTTTGTGGTGCTCTCAGTGTGTGTATCGTCTTGTGTACCCAGCCCATTCCCGTATATTTCCGAAACGATTGGTTTTTCCAACAACTGTGTCAGATATGGTGATTTTCATTTCAACGCTTTCTACGCATGTGGCTTCAGCGTCCGCCATCTCCAACTACGCCGGCAGCCGCTGGGCCGCCCGCCGAGACGACGCTCCCGTCGGGCTGCCTTGAGTAAGTCATTCTCTGTGTGGAACTTACTCGCCCTGCTTGTTCTCTTAGCCGGGGACGTCAGCCTCAACCCTGGCCCTGATATTCAATTATATTACCAGAACGTTCGGAGTCTTCAGAACAAACTCTCCATACTTTCCTCCCACTATTCCGACCTCTGCTTTTTTGACGTGATAGCCCTGTGTGAAACCTGGCTCAGCGATAGAGTGGGCGATAGTGAATTGGAATTAGCACACAGTCACCAGTTATTTCGACGTGATCGGTGCTCTCGTGGTGGGGGTGTACTTTTGGCGATTAACTCCACCATTCCGGCCACTCGACGTTTCGATCTCGAAACTGAGTGCGAAATAGTGTGGGTAGAAATTCGGCTTGAGGATGGTTGTGGAATCCggaagaaaaaactcttcattGGTTGCTTCTATCGTCCCCCTTCAAGTGATGTATCAGTGTTAGAGGCATGCCTCGAGTCGGTCCTCCGCGTTCACACCCATGGTGACCTAATCCTACTTGGGGATTTCAACCTCCCGATCACATGGAGTTCCCAGACTAGTGGCATCAGTGCCGACAACAATGGCACGTTTCTTATAGATCATTTTATAGACGGCATGGGCCTTTTCCAGTGCAACCCTTTCCCCACCAGAAATTTGGCAACCTTGGATCTCATCCTTTCCTCATTCAgtgtaaactctcccaccacatgcaggaatattttcaactccGACCACTCCTCGCTCGAGTTCTCATTGCCCATGTCCCTCCCCCACCGCAATTCTGCCCAAACTTCGCCACCAGCGCGGTCAGTGAAATCTTGGAAGAAGGCCGACTGGGAAGCCATCAACTACACCCTCTCCCTCCTGCCCTGGGGTCTCCTGGAGAGCGGGTCCCCGGAGGACGCTATGGAAGTATTTTATGACTTTGTGCACGGTGTCACCAATGACTTCGTTCCCTCCCGAAGAATATCGAAGAAAAAACCCATGTGGCTCACAGCTGAAACCTCCCGAGTTCTTCAAAACAAAAGAGCTGCTTGGAAGCTTTGGAAGTCTTTTCCCAATCCCCAcacatatgcctcattttcttcccttcgtAGAGTGTCGCGGAACCTCTTACGCCGCGATTACAGTAATAGCATCAAATCAATTACAGATGACATGGCTTCTAACCCTAAACGCTTCTGGTCATTATTTAACTCGAAACGGAAATCAACCCGAATACCAACCATCGTTAAATCAGGCCAAGAGTCTTTCTCGGGGGTTGAGCGACCTTCGGCTTTCAacaaatacttttcctcaaacTTCACCCCTCCCACTCCACAGTTCGAACTTCCAACACTTAATCCGGTTTGCTCTCACTCACTTACCGTGGTCTCTGTTACGCCTGAGGAGACTCTACGCCTCCTTGAATCTTTGCCTTCCAACAAAGCCACTGGAGCCGACGGCCTCGGATCACTCTTTCTGCACCGAACAGCTGATACTCTCCACATCCCCCTCT